In a single window of the Niabella ginsenosidivorans genome:
- a CDS encoding SemiSWEET family sugar transporter, protein MNGVDLLGAVAGAITTLTFLPQVIKTIKDKSVKDISLMMFIIAAVNEAMWIVYGALKSDWVIILTNAVILCLSLTMIYLKLAYTHKKTQP, encoded by the coding sequence ATGAACGGAGTTGATCTTTTAGGCGCCGTAGCCGGCGCCATTACCACACTTACTTTTTTACCCCAGGTAATAAAGACGATAAAGGATAAATCCGTTAAGGACATTTCACTGATGATGTTTATTATTGCTGCCGTAAATGAAGCTATGTGGATCGTTTATGGTGCACTGAAAAGCGACTGGGTGATCATCCTGACCAATGCCGTTATCCTTTGCCTTTCTCTTACCATGATCTATCTGAAACTTGCTTATACCCACAAGAAAACGCAGCCATGA